From a region of the Campylobacter showae genome:
- a CDS encoding AI-2E family transporter, protein MYLASFVVVAAGLKAASVVVLPFLMAVFIAIVATPAINALEKLKFPRVLAFALVTAVVFLSLGFIANTVLKTINGLVSYMPELQSKFKALADHYHHILASRGLIDPNSVAAPADFDINKLFAVLGGFLRSGTELASKSFFVFLLVTFMLFEVQVFSQKVEYFASKNPQTNQIVDTFISNLKRYLAIKSAASFATGIFIFIGLNFIGVPYAPLWGILAFVLNFVPTIGSIIAAVPALLVALLLNDAAACAWTAALYAAVNVVIGNFIEPKFLGKGLGISTLVVLLSLLFWGFLFGIGGMFLAVPLTMSLKIALDANPSMKFIAVLLSDKLER, encoded by the coding sequence ATCTATCTAGCTAGTTTCGTCGTTGTAGCAGCCGGACTAAAGGCTGCTAGCGTCGTAGTTCTGCCCTTTTTGATGGCGGTTTTTATCGCTATCGTGGCGACGCCTGCGATAAATGCGCTTGAAAAGCTCAAATTTCCACGCGTTTTAGCCTTTGCGCTAGTTACCGCAGTCGTGTTTTTATCGCTGGGATTTATCGCAAACACCGTGCTAAAGACCATTAACGGGCTAGTTAGCTATATGCCCGAGCTTCAGAGCAAATTTAAAGCCCTCGCCGACCACTATCACCATATCTTAGCTAGCCGCGGACTCATCGACCCAAACAGCGTCGCCGCGCCCGCAGACTTTGATATTAATAAACTTTTTGCCGTACTGGGCGGGTTTTTAAGAAGCGGTACGGAGCTTGCCTCAAAGAGCTTTTTTGTGTTTTTGCTTGTTACTTTTATGCTTTTTGAGGTGCAGGTATTTTCTCAAAAAGTCGAGTATTTTGCGAGTAAAAATCCGCAAACAAACCAGATCGTAGATACGTTTATATCAAATCTCAAGCGCTATCTCGCGATCAAGTCCGCAGCATCGTTTGCAACGGGCATTTTTATATTTATCGGGCTAAATTTCATCGGCGTGCCTTACGCGCCGCTTTGGGGGATTTTGGCTTTCGTGCTAAATTTTGTCCCGACGATCGGCTCTATTATCGCGGCCGTTCCAGCGCTTTTGGTGGCACTTTTGTTAAACGACGCGGCGGCTTGCGCTTGGACTGCGGCGCTGTATGCGGCCGTAAATGTCGTCATCGGCAACTTTATCGAGCCTAAATTTCTTGGCAAAGGCCTTGGTATCAGCACGCTTGTAGTGCTTTTGAGCCTACTTTTTTGGGGATTTTTGTTCGGCATCGGCGGTATGTTTTTAGCTGTACCGCTTACCATGAGCCTAAAGATCGCGCTTGACGCAAACCCGAGCATGAAATTTATCGCCGTTTTACTCAGCGATAAACTCGAGCGGTAA
- the rseP gene encoding RIP metalloprotease RseP: MKSIIFVAALLAVGIYAYSWHFLITVLVISFLIFFHELGHFLAARMLKVGVLKFSVGFGQSVYSKTIGGTEYAISAIPLGGYVSLKGQEDTKPGLKNEDADSYTRLSPLGRIFILFAGPFFNFALAFFIFIALGHIGVERLAPTVGKVLENSAAASAGVQKGDKILNINGIKISEWDEISKNVNLTSTAITLERAGEIKTINLTPKIGQSMTIFGEKIEKPLIGISPSGEAVTIRNTGFSSLKFALVETVNASKLIFTGLEKLIVGVVPLKEMGGIIQITDITSKAAGIGLSTLLIIAALISVNLGVLNLLPIPALDGGHIFFNLYELIFRREMNEKVYIGLTYCGWAFLLCLMAFATFNDVIRLSGAGQ, encoded by the coding sequence TTGAAAAGCATTATCTTTGTGGCTGCATTGCTAGCCGTCGGCATTTATGCGTATTCTTGGCACTTTTTGATCACGGTTTTGGTGATTTCGTTTCTTATATTTTTCCATGAGCTGGGCCACTTTCTCGCCGCTCGCATGCTAAAAGTCGGCGTTTTAAAATTTAGCGTGGGCTTTGGGCAAAGCGTCTACTCAAAAACTATCGGCGGCACCGAGTACGCCATCAGCGCGATACCGCTTGGCGGTTACGTTAGCCTAAAAGGGCAAGAGGACACAAAACCGGGGCTAAAAAACGAGGATGCCGACAGCTACACGAGGCTTAGCCCGCTAGGACGCATTTTCATCCTTTTTGCCGGACCGTTTTTTAACTTTGCCTTGGCTTTTTTTATCTTTATCGCGCTCGGACATATCGGAGTTGAGAGACTAGCTCCAACCGTGGGCAAGGTGCTGGAAAACTCGGCTGCGGCGAGTGCCGGAGTGCAAAAAGGCGATAAAATTTTAAACATAAACGGCATCAAAATCAGCGAATGGGACGAGATAAGCAAAAACGTAAATTTAACCTCCACGGCGATCACGCTCGAGCGCGCGGGCGAAATAAAAACGATAAATTTGACGCCTAAAATCGGGCAAAGCATGACGATATTTGGCGAAAAGATAGAAAAACCGCTCATCGGCATTTCGCCTTCAGGCGAGGCCGTTACGATACGAAATACAGGCTTTAGCTCGCTCAAATTTGCGCTCGTTGAGACCGTAAACGCCTCAAAGCTCATATTTACGGGACTTGAAAAGCTCATCGTGGGCGTCGTGCCGCTAAAAGAGATGGGCGGCATCATTCAAATCACCGACATCACCTCAAAGGCCGCAGGCATCGGCCTCTCGACCCTACTCATCATCGCCGCGCTGATCTCGGTAAATTTAGGCGTGCTAAACCTGCTGCCTATCCCAGCGCTTGACGGCGGTCATATATTTTTCAACCTTTACGAGCTCATTTTCCGCCGCGAGATGAACGAAAAAGTCTATATCGGCCTCACCTACTGCGGCTGGGCGTTTTTGCTCTGCCTGATGGCGTTTGCGACCTTCAACGACGTGATACGCCTGAGCGGAGCGGGACAATGA
- a CDS encoding YggS family pyridoxal phosphate-dependent enzyme yields the protein MKLAQILERIENARTGEAVKLIAVSKNVTTKEVLELFKQGQTSFGENRVQELKNKSEILSNLPIEWHFIGRLQSNKINHLLALKPALWQSCESVGAALAVDKRLEYELPCLLQINSAYEDSKQGISPEAAETAFLQITQECKFLKPVGVMSIGAHVEDDKIVQKSFETTRKIYENLQSKGAQICSMGMSGDFELAIKCGSNMIRLGSILYA from the coding sequence ATGAAACTCGCGCAAATTTTAGAACGTATCGAAAACGCGCGCACGGGCGAAGCGGTAAAGCTAATCGCCGTGAGCAAAAACGTAACGACTAAAGAGGTTTTGGAGCTTTTTAAACAGGGACAAACGAGCTTTGGCGAAAACCGCGTGCAAGAGCTCAAAAACAAGAGCGAAATTTTGTCAAATTTGCCGATCGAGTGGCACTTCATCGGGCGACTTCAAAGCAACAAAATAAACCACCTCCTAGCGCTCAAACCAGCGCTTTGGCAAAGCTGCGAGAGCGTAGGGGCCGCGCTTGCGGTGGACAAAAGGCTCGAATATGAACTGCCTTGCCTGCTGCAGATAAACTCGGCCTACGAAGATAGCAAACAAGGTATCTCGCCCGAAGCTGCCGAGACTGCGTTTTTGCAAATCACGCAAGAGTGTAAGTTTTTAAAACCAGTCGGCGTGATGAGTATCGGCGCGCACGTAGAGGACGATAAAATCGTGCAAAAAAGCTTTGAGACGACGCGTAAAATTTATGAAAATCTGCAATCAAAGGGTGCGCAAATTTGCTCGATGGGTATGAGCGGCGACTTTGAGTTAGCGATAAAATGCGGCTCGAATATGATTCGTTTGGGGTCGATTTTATACGCGTAA
- a CDS encoding flavodoxin domain-containing protein has product MSVGIFYTTTKGHTKSACEYLAGKIGAQIIDVKGAGAEDFAKFDVIIAAAPSYGDGELQSDWAEKLPLLKAGSKGKKAAIVAIGNQANHPQTLFSGAVDFLPYLKDAQIFGTSDVDGYKFNHSAFLLNGKFIGLALDVKGDENYAKRIDKWVEENKSNF; this is encoded by the coding sequence ATGAGCGTTGGTATTTTTTATACGACGACAAAGGGGCACACAAAGAGTGCGTGCGAGTATCTAGCGGGTAAAATAGGAGCGCAGATAATAGACGTTAAGGGCGCAGGGGCGGAGGATTTTGCTAAATTTGACGTTATCATAGCAGCAGCGCCTAGCTACGGCGACGGCGAGTTACAGTCTGACTGGGCGGAGAAACTTCCGCTTTTAAAAGCCGGTAGTAAAGGCAAAAAAGCCGCCATCGTAGCCATCGGCAATCAAGCTAACCACCCGCAAACGCTTTTTAGCGGCGCGGTGGATTTTCTGCCGTATCTAAAAGATGCTCAAATTTTCGGCACTAGCGACGTGGACGGATATAAATTTAATCACTCCGCATTTTTACTAAACGGAAAATTTATCGGCCTAGCACTTGACGTCAAGGGCGACGAAAACTACGCAAAACGCATCGACAAATGGGTCGAAGAAAACAAGTCTAATTTTTAA
- a CDS encoding 2-oxoacid:acceptor oxidoreductase family protein, with product MKKQLRFVGVGGQGVILAGEILAAAKIEEGGYGVKASTYTSQVRGGPTKVDIILSEREIFYPYANEGEIEFMLATAQVSFEQFKDGVKEGGIIVVEPNLVRASDEDKKRWKIYEIPIISIAKDEVGNVITQSVVALAVAVQMSGCLDTELVKRVMLSKVPKKVYAENERAYELGLKYAKICIENGK from the coding sequence ATGAAAAAGCAGTTAAGATTCGTCGGAGTGGGCGGTCAGGGCGTGATATTAGCCGGCGAGATTTTAGCGGCGGCTAAAATCGAGGAGGGCGGATACGGCGTCAAAGCCTCGACCTACACCTCGCAGGTACGCGGCGGGCCGACGAAGGTCGATATCATCTTGAGTGAGCGCGAGATTTTTTATCCGTACGCAAACGAGGGCGAGATCGAGTTTATGCTCGCTACCGCGCAGGTTAGCTTCGAGCAGTTTAAAGACGGCGTAAAAGAGGGCGGCATCATCGTCGTGGAGCCAAATTTGGTTCGCGCTAGCGACGAGGATAAAAAGCGCTGGAAAATCTACGAAATCCCGATCATCTCCATTGCCAAAGACGAGGTGGGCAACGTCATAACCCAAAGCGTCGTCGCGCTCGCCGTCGCCGTGCAGATGAGCGGCTGCCTAGATACTGAGCTAGTTAAACGCGTAATGCTCTCAAAAGTGCCTAAAAAAGTCTATGCCGAAAACGAAAGAGCCTATGAGCTGGGACTTAAATACGCCAAAATTTGCATAGAAAACGGCAAATAA
- a CDS encoding 2-oxoglutarate ferredoxin oxidoreductase subunit beta, translating to MAFNYDNYLRTDKMPTLWCWGCGDGVILKALIRAIDKLGWDMNDVCVVSGIGCSGRFSSYINCNTVHTTHGRAIAYATGIKLANPDKHVIVITGDGDGLAIGGNHTIHGCRRNINLNHVLINNFIYGLTNSQTSPTTPTGFWTVTAQYGNVDPNFDACKLATAAGATFVARSSVIEPAKLEKIFAEGFEHDGYSFFDVFSNCHINLGRKNKMGQATQMLEWIDGRTVSKAKFDLMSEDERDGKFPLGVLHKDESRMEYTKAYDMVIKAARDGEKIDFGALK from the coding sequence ATGGCATTTAACTACGATAACTACCTACGCACGGACAAAATGCCGACTCTGTGGTGCTGGGGCTGCGGCGACGGCGTGATACTAAAGGCGCTAATTCGCGCAATAGACAAACTCGGCTGGGACATGAACGACGTATGCGTGGTCTCTGGTATCGGCTGCTCTGGGCGCTTTAGCTCCTACATCAACTGCAATACCGTCCACACTACGCACGGGCGCGCGATCGCCTACGCTACGGGTATCAAGCTAGCAAACCCGGACAAGCACGTCATCGTGATAACCGGCGACGGCGACGGGCTGGCAATAGGTGGCAATCACACGATCCACGGATGCCGCAGAAATATAAATTTAAACCATGTTTTGATAAATAATTTCATCTACGGACTAACAAACTCTCAAACCAGTCCGACCACGCCGACTGGCTTTTGGACGGTGACGGCGCAATACGGCAACGTCGATCCAAATTTTGATGCGTGCAAGCTCGCAACCGCCGCAGGAGCGACCTTTGTAGCGCGCAGCAGCGTGATAGAGCCTGCAAAGCTGGAAAAGATATTTGCCGAGGGCTTTGAGCATGACGGATACAGCTTTTTTGACGTATTTTCAAACTGCCATATAAATCTGGGCCGCAAAAACAAAATGGGGCAGGCCACGCAGATGCTTGAATGGATCGACGGTCGCACGGTGAGCAAGGCTAAATTTGACTTGATGAGCGAGGATGAGCGGGATGGTAAATTTCCGCTCGGAGTGCTACATAAAGACGAGTCGCGCATGGAGTACACCAAGGCCTACGACATGGTGATAAAGGCCGCCAGAGACGGCGAGAAAATCGATTTTGGAGCGCTAAAATGA
- a CDS encoding 2-oxoglutarate synthase subunit alpha produces the protein MSEFLNNNGGKIEVIASGNELVALAAVECGCNFFGGYPITPSSEIAHELSVLLPKHGGKFIQMEDEIAGISVALGASMSGAKAMTASSGPGISLKAEQIGLGFIAEVPLVIVNVMRGGPSTGLPTRVAQGDLLQAKNPTHGDVNSIVIAPSSLEECYTQTVRAFNLAERFMTPVFLLLDETIGHMHAKAVLPQISELEIYSRRQFSGEPADYRPYKAASDEPATLNKFFGGYRYHVTGLHHGETGFPTEDGAVVDYNIKRLFNKINVHADEFELWEEFMLDDAEICIIAFGSVARAVKEAVLNLREKGLKVGLFKPITLFPTPSEKLREISAKFSKILICELNLGQYAGEIIKATLRDDFKTLLKANGRPISPQEIAQKIGEF, from the coding sequence ATGAGCGAGTTTTTAAATAATAACGGCGGCAAAATAGAGGTCATCGCTAGCGGCAACGAGCTAGTCGCGCTTGCGGCGGTGGAGTGCGGGTGTAACTTTTTCGGCGGTTATCCGATCACGCCAAGTAGCGAGATCGCGCACGAGCTAAGCGTGCTGCTGCCAAAGCACGGCGGCAAATTTATCCAGATGGAGGACGAGATCGCGGGTATCTCGGTAGCGCTTGGAGCCTCGATGAGCGGGGCAAAGGCGATGACGGCAAGCTCGGGTCCTGGCATCTCGCTAAAGGCCGAGCAGATCGGACTAGGATTTATCGCGGAGGTGCCGCTAGTGATTGTAAACGTCATGCGCGGCGGACCTAGCACGGGGCTGCCTACCCGCGTGGCGCAGGGCGATCTCCTGCAGGCGAAAAACCCGACTCACGGCGACGTAAACAGCATCGTTATCGCGCCCTCAAGCCTAGAGGAGTGCTATACGCAGACCGTTCGCGCGTTTAATCTCGCCGAGCGGTTCATGACGCCCGTGTTTTTGCTATTAGACGAAACGATCGGACACATGCACGCAAAGGCCGTATTGCCGCAGATTAGCGAGCTAGAGATCTACTCGCGCAGGCAGTTTAGCGGCGAGCCTGCGGATTACCGCCCGTACAAAGCAGCTTCCGACGAGCCAGCGACGCTAAATAAATTTTTCGGCGGTTACCGCTATCACGTCACGGGCCTGCATCACGGCGAGACGGGCTTCCCGACCGAGGACGGCGCTGTCGTGGACTACAACATCAAGCGCCTTTTTAACAAAATAAACGTGCACGCGGATGAGTTTGAGCTCTGGGAGGAGTTTATGTTGGATGATGCGGAGATTTGCATTATCGCATTTGGCTCCGTGGCTCGCGCGGTAAAGGAAGCGGTGCTAAATTTACGCGAAAAAGGCCTGAAAGTAGGGCTTTTTAAGCCTATCACGCTATTTCCGACGCCGAGCGAAAAACTACGAGAAATCTCGGCTAAATTTAGCAAAATTTTGATCTGCGAGTTAAATTTGGGTCAGTACGCTGGAGAGATAATAAAAGCTACTCTAAGAGACGACTTTAAAACGCTGCTAAAAGCCAACGGTCGCCCGATCAGCCCGCAAGAAATCGCGCAAAAAATAGGAGAATTTTAA
- a CDS encoding 4Fe-4S binding protein, with product MLIQNGVPVWVDISRCKACDICVSRCPAGVLAMAVEPRAVLGKTIEVVHPEACIGCRECELHCPDFAIYVAEKGFKFAKLTAQSKERATAVRENKFEKLEAGL from the coding sequence ATGCTGATACAAAACGGCGTCCCCGTCTGGGTCGATATCTCGCGCTGTAAGGCGTGCGATATCTGCGTGAGCCGCTGTCCTGCGGGCGTGCTGGCGATGGCCGTCGAGCCGCGCGCTGTCCTAGGCAAAACGATCGAAGTGGTACACCCGGAGGCCTGTATCGGGTGCCGCGAGTGCGAACTACACTGTCCCGATTTTGCGATTTACGTAGCAGAAAAGGGCTTTAAATTTGCCAAACTAACTGCCCAAAGTAAAGAGCGCGCGACCGCCGTAAGAGAGAATAAATTTGAAAAATTAGAGGCGGGGCTATGA
- a CDS encoding NlpC/P60 family protein, which produces MSGCATVSSSAHKNTMLTKQSQIQATASLEKNKIQSWGSKTFQGKIGDRLDTKETALLNLLQGYIGKRDGGDCSGFVTLINKKFNRDFFDEKELDKFYTKRGLKSEAMFKLYESKNLIAFDDPKVGDLIFFTNTTRSTKNNKKAKIITHVGIVSSVEKDGTVGFTHNARGKNMVDFMNLKNKNTRKKGKKELNSYVVSCKNNNLSCLASNRFAGFGKAGVRRN; this is translated from the coding sequence ATGTCCGGGTGCGCTACGGTTTCGTCAAGCGCTCATAAAAATACGATGCTAACAAAGCAAAGTCAAATCCAAGCTACGGCTTCATTAGAAAAGAATAAGATCCAAAGCTGGGGAAGCAAGACGTTTCAAGGTAAAATCGGCGACCGTCTCGATACAAAAGAGACGGCCCTGCTTAATCTCCTGCAAGGATATATAGGTAAAAGAGACGGCGGCGACTGCTCTGGCTTTGTGACGCTTATAAATAAAAAATTTAACCGAGACTTTTTCGACGAAAAGGAACTTGATAAATTTTACACCAAGCGCGGACTAAAAAGCGAAGCGATGTTTAAGCTCTACGAGAGTAAAAATCTGATCGCCTTTGACGATCCGAAAGTTGGGGATTTGATATTTTTCACCAACACGACTAGAAGTACGAAAAATAACAAAAAAGCCAAAATCATCACTCATGTAGGTATAGTAAGTAGCGTCGAAAAAGACGGTACCGTGGGTTTTACGCATAATGCAAGAGGTAAAAATATGGTGGATTTTATGAATCTAAAAAATAAAAATACCCGCAAAAAAGGTAAAAAAGAGCTAAATTCCTACGTCGTATCTTGCAAAAATAACAACTTATCGTGTCTTGCGTCAAATAGATTTGCAGGATTTGGTAAAGCAGGCGTAAGGAGAAACTAA
- a CDS encoding lactate/malate family dehydrogenase yields MKISVIGAGNVGASAASAILLRGIADDIALVDIFGDVARAKAIDLSQSAAVFGLDVSVAGGDDFELVKDSDIVVVTAGSPRKEGQTREDLLLKNASIVKGTVEKIAKFAPNCVIINVTNPLDALTYLVYKTSGFDKSRVLGMAGELDSARLKYEISQKTGLKNSAFSAHIIGSHNDDTVALQSNVNVDLGGEFDAVAQEAKTGGAKIVKLLGTSAYYAPGAAAAKMCEAIKTGSEQWLSCCVIEGECAGGRLVKLGKGGVREIKQPSAEEKAALEKGESQTAVNIKFLKESGVIA; encoded by the coding sequence ATGAAAATTTCAGTTATCGGAGCCGGAAACGTAGGCGCGAGTGCGGCTAGCGCCATTTTGCTAAGAGGCATCGCAGACGATATTGCGCTGGTGGATATATTTGGCGACGTGGCGCGCGCAAAGGCGATCGATCTATCTCAGAGCGCGGCGGTTTTCGGTCTGGACGTGAGCGTTGCCGGCGGTGATGATTTTGAGCTAGTTAAGGATAGCGACATCGTGGTCGTAACAGCCGGAAGCCCTAGAAAAGAGGGGCAAACCAGAGAAGATCTGCTACTAAAAAACGCCAGCATCGTAAAAGGCACGGTGGAAAAAATCGCCAAATTTGCCCCAAACTGCGTCATCATAAACGTAACTAACCCGCTTGACGCGCTCACGTATCTAGTCTATAAAACGAGCGGTTTTGATAAAAGCAGGGTGCTAGGAATGGCGGGCGAGCTGGACTCGGCGCGCCTAAAATACGAGATCTCTCAAAAAACAGGACTAAAAAACAGCGCATTTAGCGCGCATATCATAGGCTCTCACAACGACGATACGGTCGCACTACAAAGCAACGTGAACGTGGATTTGGGCGGCGAATTTGACGCGGTAGCGCAGGAGGCCAAAACTGGCGGCGCAAAGATAGTGAAGCTACTTGGTACGTCGGCGTATTACGCTCCTGGCGCGGCTGCGGCCAAGATGTGCGAGGCGATAAAAACCGGCAGCGAACAGTGGTTAAGCTGCTGCGTGATAGAGGGCGAGTGCGCGGGCGGTAGGCTCGTGAAGCTAGGCAAGGGCGGCGTGCGCGAGATCAAGCAGCCAAGCGCGGAGGAAAAGGCGGCGCTTGAAAAAGGCGAATCACAAACGGCTGTAAATATCAAATTTTTAAAAGAAAGCGGGGTAATCGCGTAG
- a CDS encoding NADP-dependent isocitrate dehydrogenase, whose amino-acid sequence MSDIVYTRTDESPLLASYSLFPILQAFLRAGGIEIEQADIGLAARIIAAFNDKLPPDLRVSDDLEMLRNLTQEKRANIIKLPNISASLPQLNAAITELRAKGYDLPPCPSEPKTLEEKDAAARYAKVLGSAVNPVLREGNSDRRCVGAVKRYARENPYKITPFEKDSKTEVAYMKGGDFYSSERSISFETDENLRVEFVSKSGEKRVLKENLAVEKGDIIDASFMSARELDAFIKEQIADAKAKNLLFSVHLKASMMKVSDPVIFGHFVKIFFAEVFEEFADELKSVNVSENNGLKDLFSRILNLPQATQEKVKAKFDEIYAVRPNLAMVNSAAGITNLHVPSDVIIDASMPAMIKNGGKMWDKEGIARETKAVIPDKTYAVVYEAAVADIKANGALDPAKMGSVSNVGLMAKKAEEYGSHDKTFVMSEAGEARVVNEKGEILFKFELEKGDIFRMTQTKDVAVRNWVELALKRAKITGQKAIFWLDENRAHDREILKKVKAQLASVDASGLDIEILSPAAACKKSLEIIRRGDDCISVTGNVLRDYLTDLFPILELETSAKMLSIVPLLEGGSIFETGAGGSAPRLAEQLLEQNHLSWDSLGEFLALGASLEQLAGFKQSPEAQILADALNAAVERYLKENKVPRFEVGQLDTRASHFYIALYWASELAASGTQLGDKFKLVAQNLAQNESAIVAQINAAQGRKVDLGGYYKPDDKKASAAMRPSATFNQILQNQIL is encoded by the coding sequence ATGAGCGACATCGTCTATACTAGAACCGACGAATCCCCGCTGCTTGCTAGCTACTCGCTGTTTCCGATCCTGCAGGCATTTTTGCGCGCGGGCGGCATAGAGATAGAGCAGGCCGACATAGGGCTAGCCGCGCGGATCATCGCCGCTTTTAACGACAAGCTGCCGCCTGATCTGCGTGTGAGCGACGATCTGGAGATGCTGCGAAATTTGACGCAAGAAAAGCGCGCGAATATCATCAAGCTACCAAACATCTCGGCTAGCTTGCCTCAGCTAAACGCCGCTATCACGGAGCTGCGCGCGAAAGGCTACGATCTGCCGCCATGCCCGTCCGAGCCAAAAACTCTAGAGGAAAAAGACGCGGCCGCTAGATACGCCAAAGTGCTAGGAAGTGCTGTAAATCCGGTGCTGCGCGAAGGCAACTCAGACCGCAGATGCGTCGGTGCGGTAAAACGCTACGCCCGCGAAAATCCATATAAAATCACCCCTTTTGAAAAAGATAGCAAAACAGAAGTCGCCTATATGAAGGGCGGCGATTTTTACTCATCCGAGCGCTCGATTAGCTTTGAAACGGATGAAAATTTGCGCGTCGAGTTTGTCTCAAAAAGCGGCGAAAAACGCGTGCTAAAAGAAAATTTAGCCGTAGAAAAAGGCGATATAATCGACGCTAGCTTTATGAGCGCGCGAGAGCTAGACGCCTTTATAAAAGAGCAAATCGCGGACGCGAAAGCAAAAAATTTGCTCTTTAGCGTCCATCTAAAAGCCTCGATGATGAAGGTGAGCGATCCCGTGATTTTCGGGCATTTCGTAAAGATTTTTTTCGCTGAAGTTTTTGAAGAGTTTGCAGACGAGCTAAAAAGCGTAAACGTCAGCGAAAACAACGGGCTAAAAGACCTTTTTTCGCGGATTTTAAATTTACCGCAAGCTACGCAGGAAAAAGTCAAGGCCAAATTTGATGAAATTTACGCCGTAAGGCCAAATTTAGCGATGGTAAACTCGGCTGCCGGCATCACGAATTTACACGTGCCTAGCGACGTTATCATCGACGCTTCGATGCCCGCGATGATAAAAAACGGCGGCAAAATGTGGGATAAAGAGGGCATAGCCAGGGAAACCAAAGCCGTGATACCCGATAAAACCTACGCCGTCGTTTATGAGGCCGCGGTCGCGGATATCAAGGCAAACGGCGCGCTAGATCCTGCTAAAATGGGCAGCGTCTCAAATGTCGGACTAATGGCTAAAAAGGCCGAGGAGTACGGTAGTCACGATAAAACCTTTGTAATGAGCGAAGCGGGCGAGGCGCGCGTGGTAAATGAAAAAGGCGAAATTTTATTTAAATTTGAGCTAGAAAAAGGCGATATATTTAGAATGACGCAAACTAAAGACGTCGCCGTGCGAAACTGGGTCGAGCTAGCGCTAAAACGCGCGAAAATCACGGGACAAAAGGCGATATTTTGGCTGGATGAAAACAGGGCTCACGACCGAGAAATCCTAAAAAAAGTAAAAGCGCAGCTAGCTAGCGTGGATGCGAGCGGGCTTGATATAGAGATCCTCTCTCCCGCGGCCGCTTGCAAAAAATCGCTTGAGATCATCAGACGCGGCGATGACTGTATTAGCGTCACGGGGAACGTCTTGCGCGACTATCTGACCGATCTTTTTCCGATATTGGAGCTTGAAACCAGCGCCAAGATGCTCTCTATCGTGCCGCTACTAGAGGGCGGAAGTATCTTTGAGACGGGAGCCGGAGGCAGCGCGCCAAGGCTCGCCGAGCAGCTATTGGAGCAAAATCACCTAAGCTGGGATAGCTTGGGCGAGTTTTTGGCTCTGGGCGCTAGTCTTGAGCAGTTAGCCGGCTTTAAGCAAAGCCCCGAGGCGCAAATTTTAGCAGACGCCCTAAATGCGGCCGTAGAACGCTATCTAAAAGAAAACAAGGTCCCGCGGTTTGAAGTGGGGCAGCTAGATACGCGCGCGAGTCATTTTTATATCGCGCTTTACTGGGCGAGCGAGCTTGCCGCTAGCGGTACGCAGCTAGGCGATAAATTTAAACTCGTCGCCCAAAATCTCGCGCAAAACGAGAGCGCGATAGTGGCCCAAATAAACGCGGCGCAAGGACGCAAGGTCGATCTCGGCGGATACTATAAGCCGGATGATAAAAAGGCGAGCGCGGCGATGAGGCCGAGCGCGACGTTTAATCAAATTTTGCAAAATCAAATTTTATAA